The stretch of DNA ACCACTTGCATGGCAACGTCCGCCGGAATACCGAACAAGCTGCTTGCGAGCGGGATCAAAAGCAAGGAACCGCCTGCGACACCGGATGCACCGCATGCACTGACTGCCGCCAAAACACTGAGCAGAATCGCCGAAATGATGTCAACCTCGATATGCATTGTATGGACAGCAGCGAGTGTCAGTACGGTGATCGTAACTGCCGCTCCGCCCATATTGATTGTCGCACCCAGCGGGATGGATACGGAGTAGCTATCCTTATTTAAACCAAGCCTTTCGCTAAGCTTCATATTCACTGGTATATTCGCTGCGGAACTGCGCGTGAAGAATGCTGTCACACCACTCTCTTTCAAGCAAGTGAACACAAGCGGATATGGATTCTGCCTGATCAATACATAGACAATAAGAGGGTTGACAACAAGCGCCACGAAGAACATACATCCGAGCAGCACTGCCAATAGTTTTCCGTAACTTGCTAAAGATGATAGACCATTATCGGATATGGATGTGAATACAAGCCCCATGATTCCAAGCGGCGCAAGCTTGATCACCCATGTAACCACCTTGGACACGGCATCCGAGCAGTTAGAAATGACAGACTTGGTTGTATCGGAGGTGTTCCGGAGCGCCAAGCCGAATAGGATTGCCCAAGCCAGGATACCGATATAATTTGCATTCACGATTGCATTGACCGGGTTATCCACCATGTTCATCAACAATGTCTGCAGTACTTCACCGATTCCTCCCGGAGGTGCCGCCGCATCCTCAGGACTATCGACAAGTGACAAGCTGATTGGAAAAATGAAACTGGCAGCTACTGCTACGACCGCAGCTGCAAAAGTCCCGATAAGATAAAGGACAACGACCGACTTCATGTTCGTCTGCTTGCCTTTTTGATGCCGGGCGATGGCAGCCATGACCAAGAACAGCACAAGCACTGGCGCAATCGCTTTTAAAGCACCTACGAATAATGTACCTAAAATGGTAACGGGCTGTGCAGCATCCGGAACAGCAACCCCAAGAATAACACCAATAATAAGACCAAGAATGATTTGCTGCACCAAGCTTAGCCGATTCCACAATTTTAAAGCATTTCTCATGAAAATCCCCTCACTATCTTATGCTGTACCAAGGGAGAAGTAAGTTCAGTCCACCCTAACAGGACAACTGTCTTTATAATAAGAACAATTATAGTGGTATTTAAATGGGATTACAAGATGCTTTGCTCATCTTTCATATATTGTCAGTCTGCTGACTCTATCCTGCTTTTAAAAGGACTGCTTATTTAAGCATTTGAATCCCGATTTATCAGCTTGTTTCTTTAGCAGGACAGTATAAATGTTCCATAAATCAATAGATATCCACTCTACTTTTACTTAGTTTATTTAAAAAAAGTAAACTTTCCCTGCTTATTACCGAAATTAAAATGGAGGGATTAAGCTGCCAAAGGAAAGCAAACAGAGAGAAGGAATTCAAATAATGAAGAGCATCACACTCAGCATCAAAAACAAACTTATCATTGCTTTTATTGCAATACTCATCATCCCGAGTATACTCGTTGGGACGCTGTCTTATATAAGCGCCAAAAACGAACTTTCGGATCAGCTTATCGGAAGTGCAAGTGAAAACGTCAAAATTTTAAATGGAATCATCGATGATACCATTCAGCCCAAAATACATGACACACAATTCTTTGCCGCCAATATAAATCAGTCGATGTATGATGGCATGGAAAGCCCTGAAATAAGAACCAAGCTGGATCAATTCATCGAATTACATCCGGAACTTGAAAGTGTATATGTCGGTACCGCCGACGGACTCATGATTCAGTCCCCGAATAACGATAGAGATGATGACTACGATCCAAGAGAGCGACCATGGTATAAGGAAGCGATGGAAAATAAGGGGAATGTCATCATTACCGAACCCTATGAATCCAGCTCGACAAAGAACACAGTGGTGACCATTGCAGCGACCACAACGGATAATTCCGGTGTCGTGGCCATGAATGTCGATTTGAAACAGCTGCAGGAGACTGTCAGCGGAATCAATATTGGTAAAAATGGGTTTGCAGTAGTGCTGGATAAAAACCAGAATGTCATCATCCACCCAAATGAAGCGTCTGGGACCAAAGCAGAAGGTTCTTATTATGACAAGCAATATAAGAGCGCTTCAGGCGGATTCGAATACGAAAAAGATGGCGAGGCGCGCGAATTAGTCTTTATGACGAATGAAACGACTGGCTGGAAAGTATCCGGGATCATGTCACGGACCGAGATTGCCGATGCCACGGCTCCTATCCTTATCACCGGAATCGTTGTTATCGTCATATCCCTGCTGATCGGGGCTTTGATCATTTTCTCTGTCATCCGCTCGATCATCAAACCTTTGAATATATTGAAAAATACTGCTGAAAAAGTCAGTGAAGGAGATCTTACAGAAAAAGTCGACGTAAAATCAAAAGATGAGCTAGGACTTGTTTCCAATGCCTTCAATAAGATGATCGACAGCCTCGGTAATTTAATCAGAAAAGTAGAAGATGAATCCGGTCATGTAGCTGCATCTTCAGAGGAATTATTGGCAAGTGCGGAACAGACTGCCTCCGCGACCGAGCAGGTAGCTGCAGGGGTACAGGAAATTACGAACGGCGCCGAAGTACAAAAGAAAAATGTGGAAGATACCGCCCAAGCCTTGAACGAAATCGCAGCCGGCATCAATAAAGTGGCGGAAAGTGTGCAATCCGTAACCGATCTCACTGCTGAGGCAGCTGATCAAGCCAAAGACGGCGGAGAATCCGTCAGCAAAACCGTCCAGCAAATGAACACCATTTACGAATCCGTGAAAGAATCGAATAAAAACATCCATTCTTTGCAAGAGCGTTCAAAAGAGATCGGCAGTATCGTGAATGTCATCGTCGGCATCGCCGATCAAACGAATCTTCTGGCATTGAATGCTGCAATCGAAGCCGCTAGTGCCGGCGAACATGGCAAAGGCTTTGCCGTTGTCGCCAACGAGGTAAGGAAATTAGCCGAACAATCCCAAGCGTCAGCCACACAAATCGAAAAACTTATCCAGTCCATCCAGGAAGATACACGTGTATCCGTCAAAGTGATGGAATCTGCGACGCAGAGTGTGGAGAGCGGCATTGCTGCATCCAATGAAACAACAGAAAAATTCGAAAAAATCATCCAAAGCGTCTATGATATCTCACCTAAAATGGAAGACGTGGCAGCCATCTCCGAACAAATAGCTGCGAGCATTCAGGAAGTGGCAGCACGCGCAAATGAACTATCATCCATCGCCAAAGAAAGCGCATCTGCTTCCGAAACGATGGCAAATTCCACCGAAGAGCAATTGGCTTCCATGGAAGAAATCGCCGCAGCTGCGAACGCCTTGTCATCACTGGCAGAAGAACTGCAAGCTTCCTTGCGGATATTTAGATTATAGGAATCGGGGCTGGGACATAACCAATTCCCCAGTGCTTAAAACCGAATCTTATTCTTGAGCGCCGCTTCGGTAGAACACTCCGCTGGAATAGATAACTAATCAAAAAACCGAACTTATGCAAATTTTCGTATGAAGATTTGCAATATAGTTCGGTTTTTTATTTGGCTAAAACACTTTTGTCCCAGCCTCTTTTTCTATAGTGGACCATTCCCTTCCACTCTTTTACATAATGGGTTGTACTGCCCTTTCCAAATACCATAAAATAGAATGATAGAAGGGATGCGAAAAATGCGATACATATCAGGTATCTGTCTTTGTTTATTATTGTTGGCCGGCTGTCAGGAAGAAACAGCCCCTGTATCGATCGAACCACCATCACAAGCACGAAGCGTTCCAGCTATATCCTATGCAATCAATCAATCAGGATTGCAGGTCACGACGAACAGCGGGGAGGATTGGATGCAGGTTCCTGTGGAAGTCGACGAGCTTTTTAGAGGAGAATACCAAGGCTCCAAAACGGAACTGATCGATCAAAGTTATAGCTTATCCGAAGGAAGACTAGCTTTTATCATCGGCGGCATGGGGCACACAGCTGTTTTATCATCCACGGACCAAGGCAGGACTTGGGAGACAGCGGAACTTCCTGATGCAATCGAAGGTGTCCGCTTACGTATCATCGGCTTTACTAGTGAACAGGATGGCTTCGTCATTCTGTCAGGCGGCAGAACCATGTCGGCGGAAGGCAACCAAATTTACCAAACAGCAGACGGCGGCAGGACATGGACTCTGACAGGCAGTGCACCCAGCGAACGGATTGTCCAGAGCGGCACATTCGTCTCCAAGGATATAGGCTTCATGACTTTCGGCTTAACAGGTCCTGCAGAATACTATCGTACAACTGACGGCGGAGCAAATTGGGGAGCATTTGAAGTTGAATTGCCCGGCATATACGATGAGATCTTTACGGTAATGGAATCAGCAGAATTCGAAGGCGACCAGCTCATCATGACAATGGGACAAGGATCAAACGGCGATTATTACGGCGGGAATGTGAAAGCCACACTTGTCTCAGACGACTATGGTGCCACATTCGACATGACTGGATTGATTGACCCCGACGATGTCATGACAGAGGAAGAAGAAGCAAATTGGCGGGAGAATGATTCTTACTATTAAGATATAAATAAGGCTTCAGCTCTTTGTTTTGAGAGCTGAAGCCTTTGATATTCACGACATGAATTAAATACTTTACTTATAGAATCAATTATAGTTTAGCATAGGAAAGTCATGCATTTTCACTGTCATTCTCTTTAGCAGGCTGCTAGGCTTACTTTCACTGTTCGATAAACATCCCATATCCCCAAACGCTAAAAAGCTGTCTTTGGCGCGAGATACGGCTACGTTCAATAAGCTTTTATTCGCATCAATAAAGAAACATCCGTCATTGTGACCATAAACAGTTGACATGATGATGATTTTTCTTTCTCCACCTTGAAAAGTATGGACAGTTCCAACATCCACAAGCGTCCGTAGCTCTTTCGAAAGCTTGTTCTTGATAACAGAGACTTGTGCCTTGAATGGAGTAATGATACCTACTAGCATTTTCTCCTCCTCACCCTGATAGCTTTCCTTGATTGCTGAGAAATTCTCATTTAACCATTCAGCAATTTTACTTGCTTCTTTTTCATTATATCTGCTTCCAGCTCTTTTTTGAGAATGCGCAGTAGTGACTTGTACGTGCCCTAAAGGCTTTATGGACAAGCTAGCTATCTTATTATCATCATCTAGTGCAGCTTTTCCTCTTTTAGGCTTTAAATTCCCCTTGTATACCAACCGGTTGCAGTATTCAATTATCTCATCATAACAGCGTCTATGTTCACTTAAGAATAATCCCCTATCGCTGTATTTTTCATATCTGCAGCTCTTGCATGCCACTTTCATAACACTGGATTCTGATGTATTCAAACCAAGATCACTGAGTTTGTCAAACTCTTCAATTGAATTGATGACTCCACTGGAAAGGGCCAAAGAAATATCCAAAGATTTATTAATATTCCATACCGGTTCGATTTGATGGACATCACCAACCACTACAGCTCGTTTGGCCAAAGAGAAAGAACATGCTGCAATCTCCGGTGAGACCTGCCCCGCTTCATCTACGATCAATAAATCGATGTAATCATATAGATAATGTTCTTTTCCGTTATCATATGCCAATAACATTTTAGGGAGCTGGTAAAAAGTCATAACGAAACATGGAGATACCATACTCAAGTTCTCATACATCCTTTGAAGAACGTTTGGAAAGTTTTTTCCTTTCTGATTGTCCGTCAGTCTCCTTGCCTGCAGCCATCGACATTCATAGTAATGGACTGCCAGCCAGAAAGAAGCATACTTAGCAGTGGTATCCAAGAACTCATTGAGACCACATAATGAATTCATATTTACATCATTTGAACTTACAATCTTTAAATCGACTAACTTTCTAATATAATCCTTATATTTTGTTGTAAGATCAATTACTTTGCTCTCCAGGCTCTTTAGATTTTCCATTTCATTTCTTATATCCTGTGTTTTTTTACTATATATAGAAATAATCTCATCTTCATTCATTGACTCATTTATATATGTTTCCTCCGGTTGAATGAAGTATCGGATACGATCTTCCTTTCTCTTTTTAAAGTTCGGCAAAAAACCAAACCATCGAATCATTTTTGGCAGCTTATTAAAATGAGCTATCCATTCATCGATTCTGGCGCTGATTGCATTATACTGCTCCTCTAACTGAACACGCTGCCTTCCTAAAATCTCAATGTATGTCTCCATATCGTATTCACTGGTGAATTGTTGATTAAATTCCTCCATTACAGACAAAAGGCTCTCTCTTATTCCGTTAACTTCTGTAAGTCTCTCCCAAATAGCTGACTCGCATTCCAAAATATCAGTAAACGCTTGTCCGAAATAATCCTTGCAAGCATTCAGCATTTTAGCAGTAGATTCTTTTATGTTATCTTCACTTTCCAATTTATCGAAAAAATGTTTACCACGCGGATTAGTGAACTGAAATCCCTTTCTTTTTGCTTCTTCCTCCTTACTTATAGAGGGGAAGTACACAGCAAAGCTATCAACTCCTGTTATCCATCTTGTTTCCAAATCACTTTCCGTCCATTGTTTCTCCATTTTTCCGAACGACTCAATAATATTTGTTACTGCTTGATTATTCGTTGACGATGCAACTATCACTGGTGCGGTTTCTTTCTTAATTGCTCGTTCAACAAAAAGATTTGCAACTAATGATTGAAGCAATGTTGTTTTCCCTGTACCAGGTGGCCCATTTACAGCAAGAATTTCCCCTTCGTCCATTGCATTAAAGTGATGAAGGCATTCCCTTTGTGATGGGGATAAAGGGTACTCTCCCCCCATTTGCCCCAGGTGCTTTTTCATATTTGAGGAATTGTCTGCGAGCAAAGGGGTCAATGGAGTTACTTCTTGCTTCATAAAATTCTGATATAATATGTGCTGACTGAGATCACTTGTCAATAAATGATCATATAGCTTCAGCAGGGCCGCTGTAGAGTTTATCGTTTCATCTCTGATAATATATATTTTTTCATCCAGTTCCATACCGTTGACCAGATTGGCAGTGATTTTGGTTTTAGTGACTTGTTCATACATATCACAGACAAATGTATAGTATTCTTCCCAACTCGACATTTTTTTGAGTCTATAAAAATTATCACTGAAAAATTCATCGAAGTCGTTCAGTGATCCAACAGCGATGTCTTGGTCTATTATCGGAGTAAGATGTTCCCTTGCTATCCAAGGATATTTATTATCAGATGGTTCCAATACCCCCTCAGAAGTAAGCGTTGCTGGAACATAATAGATACCATTTAAATCGTCCAGTTCATGTTTGTCATACTTTTTTTCCTGGCCATCAAAGATTGTTTTTATAGACTTAACTATAAGTATGACAGGAAGAGTTTGCTGACTGAATTTCTTTTTATTTTGTAATCTGTCAAAGTGCTTTTTGTCTGTCTTGCCATATTGAATTTCATTGATGGACGCAACTGCAAATTCATTATTTTTAAAATCAATTCTTAGTTTAGAAGCAATACTATCCCTGAAATACTTTGTCATGTTAAACGTCATGTTGTTTGAACCCTCCAATGGAACCCGTACATTCCTAAGTGGTAAATCTATACATATATATACTATCGGAAAATTATATCATCTTTTTAATACAAATTATTCCTGACTCATGAATTCAGAAAAAGATACGTTGTTCATCCACTTTATTTAATACTGTCTTCATCTAAAAAGAGATATTCCTTATCTGCCTCTTCATAGAAATATGACCCCTATGATGCAAATAAAAAAGAAGCTGTGGCTTCCCTTCAATAAGTGGAAGTCATCAGCTTCTGACAAAGCTATTTATTAATTTAGAGATAACACTGCCACGCACTCCACATGTGTAGAGTGCCGACGGTAGGAAATTAACACTATGAGATGTAGTAGTTTACCTTTTATATCTTTAACATTTCATCCCAGATTAACTTGTTTACTCAAAACGTTCATTTCTTTGCCTTTCCATTTTCAATTCATTTTCTCTTTCCAAACGAATAGTTTCTTTAAATTTTTCTTCTTCTTCAGTTGCCCATTCTGCAATTAGCAAATTACTATGGTTTTTTAATGCTGTAATTAAACACAGGCAACTTTGTAACCTATCTGCAAGGGAACCCCACCATGTTCTTGGGTAAAATGATTTTCTAAATATATTTAATATCACCACTGGATCATAATAATTATCCATTATCCACAAAGCTAAAGGGGTCCACTCCAAGATATTGTCCTTCTCAACTTGTTGATAAGGCCTTATAGCAGATGCAATAACAGGATAACGTGTTTTGGGATTGACTTCACACCATTTTTTAATAATTTCCTCATTTATATAGGAAAGAGCTTTCCCTTCTCTAGAAAGTGCTTCGATTAACCAACCATCCACTTTTTGCTCCCTACCTAAAAATTCATTAAGGAATACTTCAGGCTGTGTCTTAGATAAAGAAGACAGAACACTTTGATAATCCGATGGGAAAATTTCAAAGTTTATGTATCCACCTGCAAGCTTTTCACACAATATCTTAGCGCTTTCTTTTCCAGATTCCCCCTTAAAACAAATTTGAACAATTTCTGATAATTCATAATCTAATTGGTCTTTCTTATTATTTTCTCTTGAAAATTGATATTTTAACAATAGGTCTTGGCTGACATATGATATACAATCACTAATTATCGTGTCTTTAGAAATACCATGTATTCTCATATTTAATATCTCAATGGCTACTTCTAGTCCATTTTCTTTTAGTGATATTAACCCTAATAATTCTGCAAGATCTTCATCACTTATAGTTTCATGAACTCTACCGTATGCAATATTTTGATATTGCCATATAGGAGCTTCTCCATACTCAAGTGATTTTCTTAATCTGGTTACACCAAGAGAATTAATTTTTATACTTATTTGTAATAATGGAAATATAGAAGCTAGAATTGGATCCGTTACGGATTGATCCAGTATTTTTTCTGTAAGGGCTAAATCAATTTCCGCTAATCTATTTAAAAAACCACGGAGTACTTGATAGTTACGTTTCGAATCATCTATATAGGATAACTTATCATAAAAATCAATCCATGTTTCCTCATGATTGATAGATCCGTCTGCTATTCCTTGTCCAAGACTAAATAGTCCAGGACCATCATTTCCCAAAATTTCAGGCAATAATTCACTTAAAATTTCTTCTTGGGAACCAACCTCTCTCCCAAGTAATTGAATTTTCTGCTCTACAGTTGTATATCCATCATTATCTATATCACTAACAGCATCAACCAAATCATAAATGCTTCTTCCTGACAATGAATAAAATTTCGCTTGTCCAATTAAAGAGTTCGGCTCCAATTGCAATTTTAAATCATTTAACCTTTCGTATATCTCTGGCTCCATTTCCTTGCCATCAAATCTCATGGTTGTTCTTACGGCTAACCATCCTTCTTTCCAAGATCCTTTTGAAGAAATTATTTCTGAGGCTTTTTCAAGTTCATCATACATTCCTGCATTTACCCAAAGTTCTCTAAACTTTGATGCTATTAATTCTTTTACTTTAAAAGCAAACGGGCTTTCCGATATTGCCACCTTAAGTGAGTAGTCAATAAACAATTTGTACCATGTATGTATTTCGGATTTGTTTTTGGGTCTATACCCAAAATTCCTAGGTCGAGCTCCAAATTCAAAGCTGTATGAGGAGCTAAAATGAGTTGATTTTAGAGCTGCATCTAACAAAGAAATTCCTAAATCCACTTCAGCTTCTATATGTGATTCTACTAATTTCTTAATAATACTTAATCTTTGGTCTGCTGTTGCATGTGTTCCGGAAAGATAAATATAAAAAAGAGATTTTAGTAAATTTCTTATTGAATTTACATTTTCATTTGGTTTCTCTGATAGCGCAAATTTAGAAAGTAAATTCGTTGATCGAATAAATAAATGTTTATCATAGGCTAATGATCTAAGAAGACTTGTATATTCATTATAAAAAACATTATCTCGAGTAAAAAATGTATTAGCTCTACTGGTTTCAAGAACTCTTTCCATAGCAGAAAGTGTTAGTTCAGGAGTTA from Terribacillus sp. FSL K6-0262 encodes:
- a CDS encoding methyl-accepting chemotaxis protein, which translates into the protein MKSITLSIKNKLIIAFIAILIIPSILVGTLSYISAKNELSDQLIGSASENVKILNGIIDDTIQPKIHDTQFFAANINQSMYDGMESPEIRTKLDQFIELHPELESVYVGTADGLMIQSPNNDRDDDYDPRERPWYKEAMENKGNVIITEPYESSSTKNTVVTIAATTTDNSGVVAMNVDLKQLQETVSGINIGKNGFAVVLDKNQNVIIHPNEASGTKAEGSYYDKQYKSASGGFEYEKDGEARELVFMTNETTGWKVSGIMSRTEIADATAPILITGIVVIVISLLIGALIIFSVIRSIIKPLNILKNTAEKVSEGDLTEKVDVKSKDELGLVSNAFNKMIDSLGNLIRKVEDESGHVAASSEELLASAEQTASATEQVAAGVQEITNGAEVQKKNVEDTAQALNEIAAGINKVAESVQSVTDLTAEAADQAKDGGESVSKTVQQMNTIYESVKESNKNIHSLQERSKEIGSIVNVIVGIADQTNLLALNAAIEAASAGEHGKGFAVVANEVRKLAEQSQASATQIEKLIQSIQEDTRVSVKVMESATQSVESGIAASNETTEKFEKIIQSVYDISPKMEDVAAISEQIAASIQEVAARANELSSIAKESASASETMANSTEEQLASMEEIAAAANALSSLAEELQASLRIFRL
- a CDS encoding AAA domain-containing protein; the protein is MTFNMTKYFRDSIASKLRIDFKNNEFAVASINEIQYGKTDKKHFDRLQNKKKFSQQTLPVILIVKSIKTIFDGQEKKYDKHELDDLNGIYYVPATLTSEGVLEPSDNKYPWIAREHLTPIIDQDIAVGSLNDFDEFFSDNFYRLKKMSSWEEYYTFVCDMYEQVTKTKITANLVNGMELDEKIYIIRDETINSTAALLKLYDHLLTSDLSQHILYQNFMKQEVTPLTPLLADNSSNMKKHLGQMGGEYPLSPSQRECLHHFNAMDEGEILAVNGPPGTGKTTLLQSLVANLFVERAIKKETAPVIVASSTNNQAVTNIIESFGKMEKQWTESDLETRWITGVDSFAVYFPSISKEEEAKRKGFQFTNPRGKHFFDKLESEDNIKESTAKMLNACKDYFGQAFTDILECESAIWERLTEVNGIRESLLSVMEEFNQQFTSEYDMETYIEILGRQRVQLEEQYNAISARIDEWIAHFNKLPKMIRWFGFLPNFKKRKEDRIRYFIQPEETYINESMNEDEIISIYSKKTQDIRNEMENLKSLESKVIDLTTKYKDYIRKLVDLKIVSSNDVNMNSLCGLNEFLDTTAKYASFWLAVHYYECRWLQARRLTDNQKGKNFPNVLQRMYENLSMVSPCFVMTFYQLPKMLLAYDNGKEHYLYDYIDLLIVDEAGQVSPEIAACSFSLAKRAVVVGDVHQIEPVWNINKSLDISLALSSGVINSIEEFDKLSDLGLNTSESSVMKVACKSCRYEKYSDRGLFLSEHRRCYDEIIEYCNRLVYKGNLKPKRGKAALDDDNKIASLSIKPLGHVQVTTAHSQKRAGSRYNEKEASKIAEWLNENFSAIKESYQGEEEKMLVGIITPFKAQVSVIKNKLSKELRTLVDVGTVHTFQGGERKIIIMSTVYGHNDGCFFIDANKSLLNVAVSRAKDSFLAFGDMGCLSNSESKPSSLLKRMTVKMHDFPMLNYN
- the sstT gene encoding serine/threonine transporter SstT, with amino-acid sequence MRNALKLWNRLSLVQQIILGLIIGVILGVAVPDAAQPVTILGTLFVGALKAIAPVLVLFLVMAAIARHQKGKQTNMKSVVVLYLIGTFAAAVVAVAASFIFPISLSLVDSPEDAAAPPGGIGEVLQTLLMNMVDNPVNAIVNANYIGILAWAILFGLALRNTSDTTKSVISNCSDAVSKVVTWVIKLAPLGIMGLVFTSISDNGLSSLASYGKLLAVLLGCMFFVALVVNPLIVYVLIRQNPYPLVFTCLKESGVTAFFTRSSAANIPVNMKLSERLGLNKDSYSVSIPLGATINMGGAAVTITVLTLAAVHTMHIEVDIISAILLSVLAAVSACGASGVAGGSLLLIPLASSLFGIPADVAMQVVGVGFIIGVVQDSAETALNSSTDVLFTAAADFKERRKAGEPIKINIKNETA